One genomic segment of Acanthochromis polyacanthus isolate Apoly-LR-REF ecotype Palm Island chromosome 9, KAUST_Apoly_ChrSc, whole genome shotgun sequence includes these proteins:
- the epb41l3b gene encoding band 4.1-like protein 3b isoform X8, protein MQCKITLLDGSDYTLNVEKRVKGHVLFDKVCDHLNLLEKDYFGITYRDMENQKNWLDPSKELKKQIRTGPWNFAFNVKFYPPDPSQLTEDITRYYLCLQLRDDVVSGRLPCSFATHTVLGSYTVQSELGDYDPEELGSDYISELRFAPNQTKELEEKVMELHKTYKGMTPAEAEMHFLENAKKLSMYGVDLHHAKLVGSLYESLAPAEGEDSEGVEIMLGVCASGLLIYRDRLRINRFAWPKILKISYKRNNFYIKIRPGEFEQFESTIGFKLPNHRAAKRLWKVCVEHHTFFRLVSPEAPPKKFLSLGSKFRYSGRTQAQTRRASSQIIRPAPFFERSSSKRYNMSRSLDGAPIMENHETLMKDNAVAKVITKGDIITAVTTEKKVEEDKSEQEDTHKDAAETPEAVATTPLRQDTKCSPHVYTADPLPSELSLPSSPVSSTKIRRRRRENARKRASSVSPAKSSTGCRRRQAHADRKAALLEEQALLLSARKQRLEQGKSRGGTLFSFSLHLPDLSSILDEDGYITFPDLSEMRFLPECAQNFLPIKSPSLIPCFLFIFFFLLSTSFSVPYALTLSFPLALCLCYLEPKAASLTASIAQGYHDHDSSEEEETDSEQTDFAFDGEMTATESEADEDSEMQTQYSFIRRVKGENVFIKHSNLMLEDTEPSAEVVKHQTNISELKRSFLETGGSTPGLTEWEKRLSSSPVHSPRAHEAPMIEPLEPQDTNDEQPTGDEAKEEVNAKATEAAGYLVKYVVDSIITDGATSSGPHGISLSTTMDDDVFMDGTLKEVEEKTPDSQDEVSERSVVKVSPGAVRQEVSQAISDKKGTLIILKDAEDKEDTEGKETSTLDEKEKSVVPREYETDKNDTLPASIGKEMFKADTSVVAEAQTTEVKMLSPKVEIKTDDMIPLKGIDSPKKAMASWISEEVKTEASEVISVSAKEMKTSDGLQENAEIFTFEDVRSEQSESNLVQITVSESSTASLAVSTLGWVSSSQKASPDQQEKAVVAVETEAESAKLTAPTSPDVVEVATKDMPVVHTETKTITYEAAEVDTNGDADPGVLLSAQTITSETTSTTTTTHITKTVKGGISETRIEKRIVITGDADIDHDEALAQAIKEAKEQHPDMSVTKVVVHKETEITPEEGED, encoded by the exons ATGCAGTGTAAAATCACCCTGCTGGACGGTTCTGACTACACGCTCAATGTAGAG AAACGAGTCAAAGGCCATGTGCTCTTTGATAAAGTGTGTGATCACCTCAACCTACTGGAGAAAGACTATTTTGGCATAACATACAGAGATATGGAAAATCAGAAG AATTGGCTGGATCCTTCCAAGGAGCTAAAGAAGCAGATCAGGA CTGGTCCCTGGAACTTTGCTTTCAACGTGAAGTTTTACCCACCAGACCCCTCCCAGCTGACCGAGGACATCACAAG GTACTACTTGTGCTTGCAGCTAAGGGATGATGTAGTTTCGGGTCGCCTTCCCTGCTCCTTTGCCACCCACACGGTGCTGGGCTCCTACACAGTGCAGTCTGAACTAGGAGACTATGACCCTGAGGAGCTGGGCAGCGACTACATCAGCGAGCTGCGCTTTGCACCCAACCAAACcaaagagctggaggagaaggtcATGGAACTTCACAAGACCTACAA GGGGATGACACCAGCTGAAGCAGAGATGCACTTCCTGGAAAATGCTAAGAAGCTGTCTATGTATGGTGTGGACCTCCACCATGCTAAG TTGGTAGGGAGTCTCTATGAAAGCTTGGCTCCAGCTGAGGGAGAG GACTCTGAAGGTGTGGAGATCATGCTGGGAGTTTGTGCAAGTGGCCTCCTCATCTACAGAGACAGGTTGCGGATCAACAGATTTGCCTGGCCCAAAATCCTCAAGATATCCTACAAGAGGAATAACTTTTACATCAAAATCAGGCCTGGCGAG TTTGAGCAGTTTGAAAGCACAATTGGTTTCAAACTTCCCAATCACCGTGCTGCCAAAAGGCTTTGGAAGGTCTGCGTGGAACACCACACCTTCTTCAG ACTTGTATCCCCTGAGGCGCCCCCAAAGAAGTTCCTGAGCCTCGGCTCCAAGTTTCGCTACAGTGGCAGAACACAGGCTCAGACCCGTAGGGCCAGCTCTCAGATCATCAGACCTGCTCCATTCTTCGAACGCTCCTCTAGCAAACGCTACAACATGTCCCGCAGCCTAGATGGAG CTCCCATTATGGAAAACCATGAGACTCTGATGAAGGACAATGCCGTGGCCAAAGTAATCACCAAGGGAGACATTATTACCGCAGTAACAACAGAGAAGAAGGTCGAGGAAGACAAGTCAGAGCAAGAGGACACTCACAAAGATGCAGCAGAGACACCAGAAGCCGTGGCCACAACACCACTCAGACAAGACACAAAG TGCTCCCCTCATGTATACACAGCCGACCCCCTTCCTTCAGAGCTCTCACTCCCCTCATCCCCTGTTTCATCAACTAAAATACGGCGGAGGCGCAGGGAGAACGCTCGTAAGCGGGCCTCATCAGTCAGTCCAGCCAAAAGCAGCACTGGGTGCCGCCGCCGGCAAGCTCATGCTGACCGCAAAGCCGCCCTGCTGGAGGAGCAGGCGCTGCTGCTCTCAGCCCGCAAGCAGAGACTGGAGCAGGGCAAGAGTCGTGGTGGCAcactcttctccttctccttgcACCTGCCCGACCTGTCCTCCATCCTGGATGAGGATGGCTATATCACCTTCCCCGATCTGTCAGAGATGCGTTTCCTCCCTGAGTGCGCGCAGAACTTCCTCCCTATTAAGTCACCGTCACTCATCCCCtgcttcctcttcatcttcttctttctgctctccaCCTCTTTTTCTGTCCCCTATGCCCTCACTCTCTCCTTCCCACTGGCGCTGTGCCTCTGCTACCTGGAGCCCAAGGCAGCCTCCCTGACCGCTTCCATAGCCCAGGGCTACCATGACCATGACAGttcagaggaagaagag ACTGACAGCGAACAAACTGACTTTGCCTTTGATGGAGAGATGACTGCCACAGAG TCGGAAGCTGATGAGGACTCTGAAATGCAGACTCAG TATAGTTTCATAAGACGAGTTAAAGGGGAAAACGTTTTTATCAAGCATAGTAATCTGATGCTAGAG GATACGGAGCCTTCAGCAGAGGTTGTCAAGCACCAGACCAACATCAGCGAGCTGAAGCGCTCCTTCCTGGAGACTGGCGGCAGCACACCAGGTCTGACCGAGTGGGAGAAGAGACTTTCCTCGTCCCCTGTGCACTCACCCAGAGCACATGAAGCACCAATGATAGAGCCGTTGGAGCCACAGGAT aCTAACGATGAGCAACCAACTGGAGatgaggcaaaagaggaagtgaATGCTAAGGCCACTGAG GCAGCAGGATATCTGGTGAAATACGTGGTGGATAGTATCATAACAGATGGGGCCACCTCCTCGGGGCCTCATGGGATTAGTTTATCAACCACTATGGACGACGACGTCTTCATGGATGGGACTCTGAAGGAGGTGGAAGAGAAAACACCCGACTCCCAGGACGAGGTGTCAGAGAGGTCGGTGGTGAAAGTCAGTCCTGGAGCTGTGAGGCAGGAAGTGTCCCAGGCCATCAGTGATAAGAAAGGGACGCTTATTATTTTGAAGGATGCGGAGGACAAAGAGGACACTGAGGGCAAAGAGACGAGTACTTTAGATGAAAAAGAGAAATCTGTTGTTCCGAGAGAGTATGAAACTGACAAGAATGACACGCTGCCTGCATCGATAGggaaagaaatgttcaaagcaGACACGTCTGTTGTTGCAGAAGCCCAAACTACAGAAGTCAAGATGCTCAGTCCAAAGGTGGAGATAAAAACTGATGACATGATTCCGCTTAAAGGTATTGACTCACCTAAAAAGGCCATGGCGTCATGGATTTCTGAGGAGGTGAAGACAGAGGCCTCAGAGGTCATCAGTGTCTCAGCAAAGGAGATGAAAACTTCTGATGGGCTGCAGGAGAATGCAGAAATCTTCACCTTTGAAGACGTCCGGTCTGAGCAGTCAGAGTCCAACCTGGTTCAAATTACAGTTTCAGAATCTTCAACTGCATCTTTAGCTGTG TCTACGTTGGGATGggtttcctcatctcaaaag GCATCACCTGATCAGCAGGAGAAGGCAGTGGTTGCCGTGGAGACAGAAGCAGAATCAGCCAAATTGACAGCACCAACG AGTCCTGACGTTGTGGAGGTGGCTACCAAAGACATGCCTGTGgtccacacagagacaaagacTATCACCTATGAAGCTGCAGAG
- the epb41l3b gene encoding band 4.1-like protein 3b isoform X4 — translation MTTESGADSEAKQLQENKETQKGKGKAASQPSQAAAEPTSPQNQPEQLPAAAGHSTPARKEQAEEDLVSHRSSTSRLSRSPLRGVKKVKIMQCKITLLDGSDYTLNVEKRVKGHVLFDKVCDHLNLLEKDYFGITYRDMENQKNWLDPSKELKKQIRTGPWNFAFNVKFYPPDPSQLTEDITRYYLCLQLRDDVVSGRLPCSFATHTVLGSYTVQSELGDYDPEELGSDYISELRFAPNQTKELEEKVMELHKTYKGMTPAEAEMHFLENAKKLSMYGVDLHHAKDSEGVEIMLGVCASGLLIYRDRLRINRFAWPKILKISYKRNNFYIKIRPGEFEQFESTIGFKLPNHRAAKRLWKVCVEHHTFFRLVSPEAPPKKFLSLGSKFRYSGRTQAQTRRASSQIIRPAPFFERSSSKRYNMSRSLDGAPIMENHETLMKDNAVAKVITKGDIITAVTTEKKVEEDKSEQEDTHKDAAETPEAVATTPLRQDTKCSPHVYTADPLPSELSLPSSPVSSTKIRRRRRENARKRASSVSPAKSSTGCRRRQAHADRKAALLEEQALLLSARKQRLEQGKSRGGTLFSFSLHLPDLSSILDEDGYITFPDLSEMRFLPECAQNFLPIKSPSLIPCFLFIFFFLLSTSFSVPYALTLSFPLALCLCYLEPKAASLTASIAQGYHDHDSSEEEETDSEQTDFAFDGEMTATESEADEDSEMQTQYSFIRRVKGENVFIKHSNLMLEDTEPSAEVVKHQTNISELKRSFLETGGSTPGLTEWEKRLSSSPVHSPRAHEAPMIEPLEPQDTNDEQPTGDEAKEEVNAKATEAAGYLVKYVVDSIITDGATSSGPHGISLSTTMDDDVFMDGTLKEVEEKTPDSQDEVSERSVVKVSPGAVRQEVSQAISDKKGTLIILKDAEDKEDTEGKETSTLDEKEKSVVPREYETDKNDTLPASIGKEMFKADTSVVAEAQTTEVKMLSPKVEIKTDDMIPLKGIDSPKKAMASWISEEVKTEASEVISVSAKEMKTSDGLQENAEIFTFEDVRSEQSESNLVQITVSESSTASLAVSTLGWVSSSQKASPDQQEKAVVAVETEAESAKLTAPTSPDVVEVATKDMPVVHTETKTITYEAAEVDTNGDADPGVLLSAQTITSETTSTTTTTHITKTVKGGISETRIEKRIVITGDADIDHDEALAQAIKEAKEQHPDMSVTKVVVHKETEITPEEGED, via the exons ATGACAACTGAGTCAGGCGCAGACTCTGAGGCCAAGCAGCTGCAGGAGAACAAGGAGACACAGAAGGGGAAAGGCAAAGCAGCATCCCAGCCCAGCCAGGCAGCAGCCGAACCCACCTCTCCACAGAACCAGCCGGAGCAGCTTCCAGCCGCAGCCGGACACAGCACCCCAGCCAGGAAAGAGCAG GCAGAAGAGGATCTGGTATCCCACAGGTCGTCCACCAGTCGTCTGTCCAGGTCTCCTTTGAGAGGAGTCAAGAAAGTGAAGATCATGCAGTGTAAAATCACCCTGCTGGACGGTTCTGACTACACGCTCAATGTAGAG AAACGAGTCAAAGGCCATGTGCTCTTTGATAAAGTGTGTGATCACCTCAACCTACTGGAGAAAGACTATTTTGGCATAACATACAGAGATATGGAAAATCAGAAG AATTGGCTGGATCCTTCCAAGGAGCTAAAGAAGCAGATCAGGA CTGGTCCCTGGAACTTTGCTTTCAACGTGAAGTTTTACCCACCAGACCCCTCCCAGCTGACCGAGGACATCACAAG GTACTACTTGTGCTTGCAGCTAAGGGATGATGTAGTTTCGGGTCGCCTTCCCTGCTCCTTTGCCACCCACACGGTGCTGGGCTCCTACACAGTGCAGTCTGAACTAGGAGACTATGACCCTGAGGAGCTGGGCAGCGACTACATCAGCGAGCTGCGCTTTGCACCCAACCAAACcaaagagctggaggagaaggtcATGGAACTTCACAAGACCTACAA GGGGATGACACCAGCTGAAGCAGAGATGCACTTCCTGGAAAATGCTAAGAAGCTGTCTATGTATGGTGTGGACCTCCACCATGCTAAG GACTCTGAAGGTGTGGAGATCATGCTGGGAGTTTGTGCAAGTGGCCTCCTCATCTACAGAGACAGGTTGCGGATCAACAGATTTGCCTGGCCCAAAATCCTCAAGATATCCTACAAGAGGAATAACTTTTACATCAAAATCAGGCCTGGCGAG TTTGAGCAGTTTGAAAGCACAATTGGTTTCAAACTTCCCAATCACCGTGCTGCCAAAAGGCTTTGGAAGGTCTGCGTGGAACACCACACCTTCTTCAG ACTTGTATCCCCTGAGGCGCCCCCAAAGAAGTTCCTGAGCCTCGGCTCCAAGTTTCGCTACAGTGGCAGAACACAGGCTCAGACCCGTAGGGCCAGCTCTCAGATCATCAGACCTGCTCCATTCTTCGAACGCTCCTCTAGCAAACGCTACAACATGTCCCGCAGCCTAGATGGAG CTCCCATTATGGAAAACCATGAGACTCTGATGAAGGACAATGCCGTGGCCAAAGTAATCACCAAGGGAGACATTATTACCGCAGTAACAACAGAGAAGAAGGTCGAGGAAGACAAGTCAGAGCAAGAGGACACTCACAAAGATGCAGCAGAGACACCAGAAGCCGTGGCCACAACACCACTCAGACAAGACACAAAG TGCTCCCCTCATGTATACACAGCCGACCCCCTTCCTTCAGAGCTCTCACTCCCCTCATCCCCTGTTTCATCAACTAAAATACGGCGGAGGCGCAGGGAGAACGCTCGTAAGCGGGCCTCATCAGTCAGTCCAGCCAAAAGCAGCACTGGGTGCCGCCGCCGGCAAGCTCATGCTGACCGCAAAGCCGCCCTGCTGGAGGAGCAGGCGCTGCTGCTCTCAGCCCGCAAGCAGAGACTGGAGCAGGGCAAGAGTCGTGGTGGCAcactcttctccttctccttgcACCTGCCCGACCTGTCCTCCATCCTGGATGAGGATGGCTATATCACCTTCCCCGATCTGTCAGAGATGCGTTTCCTCCCTGAGTGCGCGCAGAACTTCCTCCCTATTAAGTCACCGTCACTCATCCCCtgcttcctcttcatcttcttctttctgctctccaCCTCTTTTTCTGTCCCCTATGCCCTCACTCTCTCCTTCCCACTGGCGCTGTGCCTCTGCTACCTGGAGCCCAAGGCAGCCTCCCTGACCGCTTCCATAGCCCAGGGCTACCATGACCATGACAGttcagaggaagaagag ACTGACAGCGAACAAACTGACTTTGCCTTTGATGGAGAGATGACTGCCACAGAG TCGGAAGCTGATGAGGACTCTGAAATGCAGACTCAG TATAGTTTCATAAGACGAGTTAAAGGGGAAAACGTTTTTATCAAGCATAGTAATCTGATGCTAGAG GATACGGAGCCTTCAGCAGAGGTTGTCAAGCACCAGACCAACATCAGCGAGCTGAAGCGCTCCTTCCTGGAGACTGGCGGCAGCACACCAGGTCTGACCGAGTGGGAGAAGAGACTTTCCTCGTCCCCTGTGCACTCACCCAGAGCACATGAAGCACCAATGATAGAGCCGTTGGAGCCACAGGAT aCTAACGATGAGCAACCAACTGGAGatgaggcaaaagaggaagtgaATGCTAAGGCCACTGAG GCAGCAGGATATCTGGTGAAATACGTGGTGGATAGTATCATAACAGATGGGGCCACCTCCTCGGGGCCTCATGGGATTAGTTTATCAACCACTATGGACGACGACGTCTTCATGGATGGGACTCTGAAGGAGGTGGAAGAGAAAACACCCGACTCCCAGGACGAGGTGTCAGAGAGGTCGGTGGTGAAAGTCAGTCCTGGAGCTGTGAGGCAGGAAGTGTCCCAGGCCATCAGTGATAAGAAAGGGACGCTTATTATTTTGAAGGATGCGGAGGACAAAGAGGACACTGAGGGCAAAGAGACGAGTACTTTAGATGAAAAAGAGAAATCTGTTGTTCCGAGAGAGTATGAAACTGACAAGAATGACACGCTGCCTGCATCGATAGggaaagaaatgttcaaagcaGACACGTCTGTTGTTGCAGAAGCCCAAACTACAGAAGTCAAGATGCTCAGTCCAAAGGTGGAGATAAAAACTGATGACATGATTCCGCTTAAAGGTATTGACTCACCTAAAAAGGCCATGGCGTCATGGATTTCTGAGGAGGTGAAGACAGAGGCCTCAGAGGTCATCAGTGTCTCAGCAAAGGAGATGAAAACTTCTGATGGGCTGCAGGAGAATGCAGAAATCTTCACCTTTGAAGACGTCCGGTCTGAGCAGTCAGAGTCCAACCTGGTTCAAATTACAGTTTCAGAATCTTCAACTGCATCTTTAGCTGTG TCTACGTTGGGATGggtttcctcatctcaaaag GCATCACCTGATCAGCAGGAGAAGGCAGTGGTTGCCGTGGAGACAGAAGCAGAATCAGCCAAATTGACAGCACCAACG AGTCCTGACGTTGTGGAGGTGGCTACCAAAGACATGCCTGTGgtccacacagagacaaagacTATCACCTATGAAGCTGCAGAG
- the epb41l3b gene encoding band 4.1-like protein 3b isoform X10, translating to MTTESGADSEAKQLQENKETQKGKGKAASQPSQAAAEPTSPQNQPEQLPAAAGHSTPARKEQEQAEEDLVSHRSSTSRLSRSPLRGVKKVKIMQCKITLLDGSDYTLNVEKRVKGHVLFDKVCDHLNLLEKDYFGITYRDMENQKNWLDPSKELKKQIRTGPWNFAFNVKFYPPDPSQLTEDITRYYLCLQLRDDVVSGRLPCSFATHTVLGSYTVQSELGDYDPEELGSDYISELRFAPNQTKELEEKVMELHKTYKGMTPAEAEMHFLENAKKLSMYGVDLHHAKLVGSLYESLAPAEGEDSEGVEIMLGVCASGLLIYRDRLRINRFAWPKILKISYKRNNFYIKIRPGEFEQFESTIGFKLPNHRAAKRLWKVCVEHHTFFRLVSPEAPPKKFLSLGSKFRYSGRTQAQTRRASSQIIRPAPFFERSSSKRYNMSRSLDGAPIMENHETLMKDNAVAKVITKGDIITAVTTEKKVEEDKSEQEDTHKDAAETPEAVATTPLRQDTKTDSEQTDFAFDGEMTATESEADEDSEMQTQYSFIRRVKGENVFIKHSNLMLEDTEPSAEVVKHQTNISELKRSFLETGGSTPGLTEWEKRLSSSPVHSPRAHEAPMIEPLEPQDTNDEQPTGDEAKEEVNAKATEAAGYLVKYVVDSIITDGATSSGPHGISLSTTMDDDVFMDGTLKEVEEKTPDSQDEVSERSVVKVSPGAVRQEVSQAISDKKGTLIILKDAEDKEDTEGKETSTLDEKEKSVVPREYETDKNDTLPASIGKEMFKADTSVVAEAQTTEVKMLSPKVEIKTDDMIPLKGIDSPKKAMASWISEEVKTEASEVISVSAKEMKTSDGLQENAEIFTFEDVRSEQSESNLVQITVSESSTASLAVSTLGWVSSSQKASPDQQEKAVVAVETEAESAKLTAPTSPDVVEVATKDMPVVHTETKTITYEAAEVDTNGDADPGVLLSAQTITSETTSTTTTTHITKTVKGGISETRIEKRIVITGDADIDHDEALAQAIKEAKEQHPDMSVTKVVVHKETEITPEEGED from the exons ATGACAACTGAGTCAGGCGCAGACTCTGAGGCCAAGCAGCTGCAGGAGAACAAGGAGACACAGAAGGGGAAAGGCAAAGCAGCATCCCAGCCCAGCCAGGCAGCAGCCGAACCCACCTCTCCACAGAACCAGCCGGAGCAGCTTCCAGCCGCAGCCGGACACAGCACCCCAGCCAGGAAAGAGCAG GAACAGGCAGAAGAGGATCTGGTATCCCACAGGTCGTCCACCAGTCGTCTGTCCAGGTCTCCTTTGAGAGGAGTCAAGAAAGTGAAGATCATGCAGTGTAAAATCACCCTGCTGGACGGTTCTGACTACACGCTCAATGTAGAG AAACGAGTCAAAGGCCATGTGCTCTTTGATAAAGTGTGTGATCACCTCAACCTACTGGAGAAAGACTATTTTGGCATAACATACAGAGATATGGAAAATCAGAAG AATTGGCTGGATCCTTCCAAGGAGCTAAAGAAGCAGATCAGGA CTGGTCCCTGGAACTTTGCTTTCAACGTGAAGTTTTACCCACCAGACCCCTCCCAGCTGACCGAGGACATCACAAG GTACTACTTGTGCTTGCAGCTAAGGGATGATGTAGTTTCGGGTCGCCTTCCCTGCTCCTTTGCCACCCACACGGTGCTGGGCTCCTACACAGTGCAGTCTGAACTAGGAGACTATGACCCTGAGGAGCTGGGCAGCGACTACATCAGCGAGCTGCGCTTTGCACCCAACCAAACcaaagagctggaggagaaggtcATGGAACTTCACAAGACCTACAA GGGGATGACACCAGCTGAAGCAGAGATGCACTTCCTGGAAAATGCTAAGAAGCTGTCTATGTATGGTGTGGACCTCCACCATGCTAAG TTGGTAGGGAGTCTCTATGAAAGCTTGGCTCCAGCTGAGGGAGAG GACTCTGAAGGTGTGGAGATCATGCTGGGAGTTTGTGCAAGTGGCCTCCTCATCTACAGAGACAGGTTGCGGATCAACAGATTTGCCTGGCCCAAAATCCTCAAGATATCCTACAAGAGGAATAACTTTTACATCAAAATCAGGCCTGGCGAG TTTGAGCAGTTTGAAAGCACAATTGGTTTCAAACTTCCCAATCACCGTGCTGCCAAAAGGCTTTGGAAGGTCTGCGTGGAACACCACACCTTCTTCAG ACTTGTATCCCCTGAGGCGCCCCCAAAGAAGTTCCTGAGCCTCGGCTCCAAGTTTCGCTACAGTGGCAGAACACAGGCTCAGACCCGTAGGGCCAGCTCTCAGATCATCAGACCTGCTCCATTCTTCGAACGCTCCTCTAGCAAACGCTACAACATGTCCCGCAGCCTAGATGGAG CTCCCATTATGGAAAACCATGAGACTCTGATGAAGGACAATGCCGTGGCCAAAGTAATCACCAAGGGAGACATTATTACCGCAGTAACAACAGAGAAGAAGGTCGAGGAAGACAAGTCAGAGCAAGAGGACACTCACAAAGATGCAGCAGAGACACCAGAAGCCGTGGCCACAACACCACTCAGACAAGACACAAAG ACTGACAGCGAACAAACTGACTTTGCCTTTGATGGAGAGATGACTGCCACAGAG TCGGAAGCTGATGAGGACTCTGAAATGCAGACTCAG TATAGTTTCATAAGACGAGTTAAAGGGGAAAACGTTTTTATCAAGCATAGTAATCTGATGCTAGAG GATACGGAGCCTTCAGCAGAGGTTGTCAAGCACCAGACCAACATCAGCGAGCTGAAGCGCTCCTTCCTGGAGACTGGCGGCAGCACACCAGGTCTGACCGAGTGGGAGAAGAGACTTTCCTCGTCCCCTGTGCACTCACCCAGAGCACATGAAGCACCAATGATAGAGCCGTTGGAGCCACAGGAT aCTAACGATGAGCAACCAACTGGAGatgaggcaaaagaggaagtgaATGCTAAGGCCACTGAG GCAGCAGGATATCTGGTGAAATACGTGGTGGATAGTATCATAACAGATGGGGCCACCTCCTCGGGGCCTCATGGGATTAGTTTATCAACCACTATGGACGACGACGTCTTCATGGATGGGACTCTGAAGGAGGTGGAAGAGAAAACACCCGACTCCCAGGACGAGGTGTCAGAGAGGTCGGTGGTGAAAGTCAGTCCTGGAGCTGTGAGGCAGGAAGTGTCCCAGGCCATCAGTGATAAGAAAGGGACGCTTATTATTTTGAAGGATGCGGAGGACAAAGAGGACACTGAGGGCAAAGAGACGAGTACTTTAGATGAAAAAGAGAAATCTGTTGTTCCGAGAGAGTATGAAACTGACAAGAATGACACGCTGCCTGCATCGATAGggaaagaaatgttcaaagcaGACACGTCTGTTGTTGCAGAAGCCCAAACTACAGAAGTCAAGATGCTCAGTCCAAAGGTGGAGATAAAAACTGATGACATGATTCCGCTTAAAGGTATTGACTCACCTAAAAAGGCCATGGCGTCATGGATTTCTGAGGAGGTGAAGACAGAGGCCTCAGAGGTCATCAGTGTCTCAGCAAAGGAGATGAAAACTTCTGATGGGCTGCAGGAGAATGCAGAAATCTTCACCTTTGAAGACGTCCGGTCTGAGCAGTCAGAGTCCAACCTGGTTCAAATTACAGTTTCAGAATCTTCAACTGCATCTTTAGCTGTG TCTACGTTGGGATGggtttcctcatctcaaaag GCATCACCTGATCAGCAGGAGAAGGCAGTGGTTGCCGTGGAGACAGAAGCAGAATCAGCCAAATTGACAGCACCAACG AGTCCTGACGTTGTGGAGGTGGCTACCAAAGACATGCCTGTGgtccacacagagacaaagacTATCACCTATGAAGCTGCAGAG